One window from the genome of Solea solea chromosome 13, fSolSol10.1, whole genome shotgun sequence encodes:
- the zdhhc18a gene encoding palmitoyltransferase ZDHHC18a isoform X1 yields the protein MKNCEYQQIDPRTLVVSPSSAQKHTEKKAERPRRKWEVFPGKNRFFCGGRIMLARQSGVLPLTLGLIVFTCGLFFGFDCSFLVEHLTVFIPMIAAVLFLFVVISLLWTSFTDPGILPRASPDEAADIEKQINTSGSSTYRPPPRTKEILINQQVVKLKYCFTCKMFRPPRTSHCSLCDNCVERFDHHCPWVGNCVGKRNYRFFYSFIISLSFLTSFIFGCVITHITLRSQICKSLVQAIQESPASVVELVVCFFSIWSILGLSGFHTYLVASNLTTNEDIKGSWSSKRGADESGNPYSHSSIITNCCATLCGPMPPSLIDRRGFVPPDEAIPAASASEIELPLFTAKNDAHMCTQSTKDMLERMVHSSDFHGLCLPGTSKTAPLGLGVTSTPARSTQPSPSALCSQQHVHQPVALPCTTYSRSSKRDSLLSINPAFRLASPSPSLSRVSLILDDSPDSGFVPIP from the exons ATGAAGAACTGCGAGTACCAGCAGATCGACCCGCGGACGTTGGTTGTGTCGCCCTCGTCGGCGCAGAAACACACGGAGAAGAAGGCTGAGCGGCCGCGGAGGAAATGGGAAGTGTTCCCAGGGAAGAACCGGTTTTTCTGCGGTGGACGGATCATGCTGGCCAGACAGAGCGGTGTCCTTCCTCTGACTCTGGGCCTTATTGTTTTCACTTGTGGCCTTTTCTTTGGATTCGA ttgCTCCTTCCTGGTAGAGCATCTGACGGTCTTCATACCTATGATTGCTGCGGTGCTCTTTCTGTTTGTTGTCATCTCCCTGCTGTGGACCAGCTTCACAGACCCAGGCATCTTACCCAGGGCCTCTCCAGATGAAGCTGCAGACATAGAGAAGCAGATAA ATACCTCAGGATCCTCTACATATCGCCCCCCTCCACGGACAAAGGAGATCCTCATTAACCAGCAGGTGGTGAAGCTCAAATACTGCTTCACTTGTAAAATGTTCCGGCCTCCACGAACCTCCCACTGCAGCCTGTGTGACAACTGTGTGG AACGATTTGACCACCACTGTCCGTGGGTGGGAAACTGCGTGGGCAAACGCAATTACCGCTTTTTCTACAGCTTCATCATCTCTCTGTCATTCCTgacatcttttatttttggctgtgtcatcacacacatcacTCTCC GTTCTCAAATTTGCAAAAGCCTTGTTCAAGCCATTCAAGAAAGCCCTGCCAG TGTGGTGGAGTTGGTGGTTTGTTTCTTCTCCATCTGGTCTATACTGGGCCTCTCAGGCTTCCATACCTATTTAGTAGCCTCCAACCTCACAACAAATGAAGAT ATAAAGGGCTCCTGGTCAAGTAAAAGAGGTGCAGACGAGTCTGGGAACCCGTACagtcacagcagcatcataaccAACTGCTGTGCAACGTTATGTGGGCCCATGCCCCCGAG TCTCATAGACAGACGAGGTTTCGTGCCTCCTGATGAGGCCATCCCTGCTGCGTCTGCCTCAGAGATAGAGCTGCCACTCTTCACGGCCAAGAATGACGCACACATG TGCACTCAGAGCACAAAGGACATGTTGGAGAGGATGGTCCACTCCTCAGACTTCCATGGCCTGTGTCTACCTGGCACCTCTAAGACCGCTCCGCTTGGTTTGGGGGTCACCAGTACGCCAGCACGATCCACACAGCCTTCGCCGTCTGCTCTGTGCTCACAGCAGCATGTTCACCAGCCTGTGGCCTTGCCGTGCACCACATACAGTAGAAGCAGCAAGAGGGACTCGCTGCTCTCCATCAACCCAGCGTTCCGTCTGGCGTCTCCCTCTCCATCACTGAGTCGTGTCAGCTTGATTCTGGACGATTCGCCCGACTCTGGCTTCGTCCCAATACCGTGA
- the zdhhc18a gene encoding palmitoyltransferase ZDHHC18a isoform X2, with translation MKNCEYQQIDPRTLVVSPSSAQKHTEKKAERPRRKWEVFPGKNRFFCGGRIMLARQSGVLPLTLGLIVFTCGLFFGFDCSFLVEHLTVFIPMIAAVLFLFVVISLLWTSFTDPGILPRASPDEAADIEKQINTSGSSTYRPPPRTKEILINQQVVKLKYCFTCKMFRPPRTSHCSLCDNCVERFDHHCPWVGNCVGKRNYRFFYSFIISLSFLTSFIFGCVITHITLRSQICKSLVQAIQESPASVVELVVCFFSIWSILGLSGFHTYLVASNLTTNEDIKGSWSSKRGADESGNPYSHSSIITNCCATLCGPMPPSLIDRRGFVPPDEAIPAASASEIELPLFTAKNDAHMEENCQDVALSCTA, from the exons ATGAAGAACTGCGAGTACCAGCAGATCGACCCGCGGACGTTGGTTGTGTCGCCCTCGTCGGCGCAGAAACACACGGAGAAGAAGGCTGAGCGGCCGCGGAGGAAATGGGAAGTGTTCCCAGGGAAGAACCGGTTTTTCTGCGGTGGACGGATCATGCTGGCCAGACAGAGCGGTGTCCTTCCTCTGACTCTGGGCCTTATTGTTTTCACTTGTGGCCTTTTCTTTGGATTCGA ttgCTCCTTCCTGGTAGAGCATCTGACGGTCTTCATACCTATGATTGCTGCGGTGCTCTTTCTGTTTGTTGTCATCTCCCTGCTGTGGACCAGCTTCACAGACCCAGGCATCTTACCCAGGGCCTCTCCAGATGAAGCTGCAGACATAGAGAAGCAGATAA ATACCTCAGGATCCTCTACATATCGCCCCCCTCCACGGACAAAGGAGATCCTCATTAACCAGCAGGTGGTGAAGCTCAAATACTGCTTCACTTGTAAAATGTTCCGGCCTCCACGAACCTCCCACTGCAGCCTGTGTGACAACTGTGTGG AACGATTTGACCACCACTGTCCGTGGGTGGGAAACTGCGTGGGCAAACGCAATTACCGCTTTTTCTACAGCTTCATCATCTCTCTGTCATTCCTgacatcttttatttttggctgtgtcatcacacacatcacTCTCC GTTCTCAAATTTGCAAAAGCCTTGTTCAAGCCATTCAAGAAAGCCCTGCCAG TGTGGTGGAGTTGGTGGTTTGTTTCTTCTCCATCTGGTCTATACTGGGCCTCTCAGGCTTCCATACCTATTTAGTAGCCTCCAACCTCACAACAAATGAAGAT ATAAAGGGCTCCTGGTCAAGTAAAAGAGGTGCAGACGAGTCTGGGAACCCGTACagtcacagcagcatcataaccAACTGCTGTGCAACGTTATGTGGGCCCATGCCCCCGAG TCTCATAGACAGACGAGGTTTCGTGCCTCCTGATGAGGCCATCCCTGCTGCGTCTGCCTCAGAGATAGAGCTGCCACTCTTCACGGCCAAGAATGACGCACACATG GAGGAGAACTGTCAGGATGTTGCTTTGTCCTGCACAGCCTGA
- the pigv gene encoding palmitoyltransferase ZDHHC18-A yields the protein MDVRAVLQFATFTRSLSLLLQAVLNAVIPDHEADAFMPPRTEEPLYLDSAVEWLLGGLSHWDAEHFLFIAERGYLYEHNFAFFPLFPVVLRGLAETLLWPLSGWLSVRGRLLVAVAVGNSALFLLSVVALYALSRTVLQDRRLALLSSLLYCITPANVFMTAGYSESLFAALTFGGLFLLEKGFTFRACLALSIGTAARSNGLVNIGFLLYLPSLHAISQIRVYRTATKSHFKVFHYIWVIIRLLLTSLLGTAIIALPFFAFQYYGYRTFCTPSVSLEQIPSALISLAERKGYRVPDENGPPPLWCMRPLPLLYSHIQDVYWDVGFLRYFELKQTPNFILALPMASLGIMAAYAYFIANPELCLRLGLWETGANKGLEKPTPGFFNPRVFVYIVHSTVLLIFGTLCMHVQVLTRFMASSSPVPFWISAHLLLLNEPLLHRRKTSNPSIQLQTNSRNGCKHTPQNPIIALLLHFKICSSTTQSILGYFLSYWVLGLALHCNFLPWT from the exons ATGGATGTCAGAGCAGTGCTGCAGTTTGCCACATTCACCAGGAGCCTCTCGCTCCTGTTGCAG GCTGTGTTGAACGCTGTCATCCCAGACCATGAAGCTGATGCGTTCATGCCCCCGCGGACAGAAGAGCCTCTGTACCTGGATTCTGCAGTGGAGTGGTTACTGGGTGGCCTCTCTCACTGGGATGCAGAGCACTTCCTTTTCATTGCAGAGAGAGGATACCTCTATGAGCACAACTTTGCgtttttccccctcttcccCGTTGTGCTCCGTGGCCTGGCAGAGACACTGCTGTGGCCACTGAGCGGCTGGCTGAGTGTGCGGGGCCGTCTGCTGGTGGCTGTTGCTGTAGGTAATAGTGCCCTCTTCCTGCTGAGTGTGGTCGCCCTGTACGCCCTTAGCAGAACAGTTCTGCAGGACCGACGTCTTGCTCTGCTCTCCAGCCTTCTTTACTGCATCACACCTGCCAATGTTTTCATGACTGCTGGATACTCCGAGAGCCTGTTTGCTGCCCTCACGTTTGGTGGTCTGTTCCTCCTGGAGAAAGGATTTACCTTCCGGGCCTGCTTGGCGCTCAGTATAGGCACTGCAGCTCGATCCAACGGACTTGTCAACATTGGATTCCTGCTGTATCTACCATCACTGCATGCCATTTCTCAGATTCGTGTGTATCGCACAGCAACAAAAAGCCACTTCAAAGTCTTCCATTACATTTGGGTTATCATCCGTCTCCTGCTCACTTCCCTCTTGGGAACTGCCATTATTGCTCTTCCCTTTTTTGCTTTCCAATACTATGGGTATAGGACGTTTTGCACACCATCTGTCTCCCTGGAGCAGATCCCTTCAGCTCTTATCTCACTGGCTGAACGGAAAGGTTACCGGGTACCAGATGAAAATGGTCCACCACCCCTCTGGTGCATGAGACCCCTTCCCCTTCTTTATTCTCATATCCAGGACGTGTATTGGGATGTGGGCTTCCTTCGTTACTTTGAGCTGAAGCAAACACCAAACTTTATTCTAGCTCTACCTATGGCTTCCCTCGGCATAATGGCAGCTTATGCATATTTTATAGCTAATCCAGAACTCTGTCTGAGACTTGGGCTCTGGGAGACAGGTGCAAACAAAGGGCTTGAAAAACCCACACCGGGATTCTTCAACCCCAGGGTGTTTGTGTATATTGTGCACTCTACAGTACTTCTGATTTTTGGAActttgtgcatgcatgtgcag gTTCTAACCAGATTCATGGCCTCCTCATCTCCTGTGCCATTTTGGATAAGTGCTCATCTACTCCTCCTCAATGAGCCACTTCTTCATCGTAGGAAAACATCCAACCCCAGCATACAGCTACAGACAAATTCCAGAAAtggatgcaaacacacacctcaaAACCCCATAattgcactgctgctgcattttAAAATTTGCTCATCTACCACACAAAGCATCCTGGGATACTTCCTCTCTTACTGGGTGCTTGGGCTGGCACTGCACTGTAACTTCTTGCCATGGACATAA